A genomic window from Silene latifolia isolate original U9 population chromosome Y, ASM4854445v1, whole genome shotgun sequence includes:
- the LOC141629349 gene encoding uncharacterized protein LOC141629349: MWLFRQKFHADGSLERYKARLVVNGKTQQVGIDCDETFIRRVKPTTIRTVLSIAVLKSWPIHQLDVKNAFLHGNLNETVYMHQPPGFVDKNAPHHVCKLLAETSWLRNLLLELHVPILRSTLVFCDNISAVYLSGNPVQHQRTKHVELDIHFVRDKVRIGEVRVLHVPSEYQYADIFTKGLPRYLFERFRSSMSVRAPTAPTTGVC; the protein is encoded by the exons ATGTGGTTGTTTCGTCAAAAATTTCATGCAGATGGCTCCCTTGAACGATATAAAGCTCGTCTTGTTGTCAATGGCAAGACACAACAGGTTGGGATTGATTGTGACGAAACCTTCATCCGGAGAGTGAAGCCTACCACAATTCGGACCGTCTTAAGCATTGCGGTTTTGAAATCTTGGCCCATTCATCAATTGGATGTCAAGAATGCATTCTTACACGGGAATTTAAATGAGACAGTTTATATGCACCAGCCTCCCGGGTTTGTTGATAAAAATGCTCCTCATCATGTGTGCAAACTTC TTGCTGAAACTAGTTGGCTCCGTAACTTGCTCCTCGAGCTTCATGTCCCAATACTACGGTCCACATTGGTTTTTTGCGACAACATCTCCGCAGTTTATCTATCAGGTAACCCGGTTCAACATCAACGAACTAAGCATGTGGAACTTGATATACATTTCGTTCGTGATAAGGTTCGTATTGGTGAAGTTCGCGTCTTACATGTACCATCTGAATACCAGTACGCTGATATCTTCACAAAGGGTTTACCGCGTTATTTGTTTGAGCGTTTTCGATCCAGTATGAGCGTCCGTGCTCCTACCGCTCCAACTACGGGGGTGTGTTAG